tcgtcgctaagcctagctggtttcgcatcgatgccgcagctcagggagctttgtaactagccagcgcagtaataaaggaactcctCTAGTCACATCAACCTGTCCGATAATAAAATatagttatgctcgatttccgcgacggcttcagcagcggatctagcagacgtcaggcgagccgcacgaagcagcagcagcagcagcagcaggcggctataggatgaaatttgcttgtatcgtagttatcacttcaaccagcaccttggcattggccaacgatcctcagtaatgatacctttttggacattcatctatcccagagcttgttatcaacataaacaaacagtactatagcgaaatcgtgttcgtgtctcgtgaatgtttttgctcagcgaccgatctcgcgacgacacggtcggcagaccggttttgtcggcgtcgcgggcgtcaaagcatgtcacactacgaggacatctggtcgtcggacgagttgttgtcgttgtcggcctagtgtgacagcttggtctgccacagacaaggtcggcCGACAGGGTTGGCCGATCTTAGGTGTCTCAGTCTATTGGCGAAATCTTGGAAAAAGTGCTGTGGACAAAACCCGtggttgacgggccagtgattcgtaCCGCTGTCTAACCATGGTCCACATTTGAGGGGTTTCAAAACCCACTCCTGGCCCTTTTTTTGTCGTCAGGCATGAgaagttcttttttttatgctctaGCACACCAAAGCGAAGGCCTTGTGGCAGCTTGTGGCAGCAATGCTTTCGATCGCCAATCGAACACTTACACGAACATATTCTTTGCGTTCTGCTCATAACTGGGCGGTGCCTTTCGTAAGAACTacgtttggccagcaaatgcttgcacatactctgccCACTCTTTTAAACAATTCTCGcgaaaataaagttaatattgaaaatgtaaataagaaaagaatacattcattctttctctcgcaaatgtaattttCTGCTTTTCGAGAGGTGTGTTTCTCCTGTGTTCTTTTGGATTTTTTGCGGGTTTGTTGCTGTGTACAGTTGCTATTATTCGCTGATAATGTTTCTCATTCATATTGTGCCTCtacctttaacaacaaaaagactgAACTTCGCGTATTAAGAGCTAAAATTTCTgtaaatgtactgggatgtactgcctaaattgtaagtgcaccaaatgttactaTCCACACCTTAATTGCTGTTCtgccatgtaatggggcccgagcgACGTCAAGTGAATTAACCTTCAGTTTTTGcctcgggtccctcatttctttttgaaatgaaaataaacttcaaacttaaaCATTGGGAAATTTCGTTCCCACACCGCCCGCCTGCATTATTGTTTAGCGATGTCAGTGATgctattttcttcgtttcaccttcgaTGGTGATAGTGCGATCTGGAACGGTGCCACGGCGGAACGGTGCCATGGCTGTGCATGTCTGAATGTAAAATTGGataaatataattttaaaataaccaTAGTCTAGAAACATAAATCTATACTGCGACCGGCAGATCAGGAAGAACGCGTTTTaggataactcaagaggcagtaccCGTCCTttaaagctaggtcagggtgtcttacaaCACAAAGctcaaaaaataaatttaacgaagaaggtgacacatgtgctgtgtggtaaatctgtaggaACAATAGAACGCCTCGTGATATATTGGTATGCATCCCGCTGTCGATTCAGGCGCTGTCACTTTCCTGAGGCGCTGTGCTTTAGAGgcaacaatggtcatgtaaacgaatctgcggtggaaattagccaGAAGTGATAAGGAGGTTtatggctcaaaagcagggaggtgacataaggttattGGTGTAGGAAAACGTATATAAAAATGGAGAGCTTTAATTTAACAACTTACATTAGagttaaacgaaaataaagggaaaaaagctgagcacggtggaaactgccatcaccccgtttcataTGGGACgacctaccttccatccatctatccagaGGTAGTTGTGATCCATTTCGTCTccttggtaacaaaaaaaaaacaattttgtacGCAAGTTCCAGGGTCATATTCTCTGCCTTCCGTATGAGAATCTGAACGTTCATTTTTGTCGTCTAGCGGTATATCATCCACATAGTTCTAAACACAAAATCCCTGCACCTCGTGACGATTTATGAGAAGAACATTCGTATCCCAGGCGCAGGGGCAAATCTGGCTACGTTCTCAAGTCGCACCATTCCCGTGTTTTCCAATGATTCGGGGCTCGAAATGAAGCAGGGGATCCaccacggacccccccccccccaatcctgcagtggaacgttcgATCTCTTACAGCGCGGTACTCCGAGCTTCGCGTGCGCATCACCGAAAGCACgccggaggttatcgcgctgcaggagacataTGTGCGGGTCCACGATGGGGAGCCCCGACGGCGGCTACCCGGCTATGTTGGTTACCATTCGGCAACCACATGTCAGGAGAtgtcctgtgctgcagtgccctgtgcggACCGCTCACATCGGCCTGGGTAATCGCGGTGTGCagtgtatgtgcggcgggatgtGCAACATACtgtcgtcggctcggcggcggcgacaaccgatgcccaggagtgtggtgttgacacgtccgtggcctgtgtttacgtgcgcccagctgtcgcgtggaacgcgctgtgttttcgtgcagtgagttcgtgttgtgccccgcgccaaatcatctgcggCGACGACTGCCTACCTAAAGCTAACCACGACTGCAGAGGTGGAAAGTTTTGCTGGGGCTGATTTCCGAGAAGCAGCATACACTTTCGAGACTGCAATTGTCATCGCTTTGGTCACTTCAAATTGACTTTTCTTCCGACCCTTCCATCATATTGACTTGGTACCCTTCTGTCAGTGGTGTACCGGTAACGTACTTGTTATTTCTGCAAACTAGATCAGGCGTTATCTTGAAAGTCACGCTGCTGAAGTCGTGTCACTAGAACAAACATTATCAAACGTATTGGCTGCCGGTTCAGAGAACATAAATGCGTTCTGTGTACAAAATAATCGATTCAAGAACTGAACAAATAAGGCATTGCTCATCTTCCAGTAAGTGTACAAGCTCCATGGACCTTGATCACAATCCGAAGACAGAAGGACAGTTCCTCGAAAAGAGGCTAGGTGCAAGTGACCTAGAGGTAGGGCTCATGACGTACAAGTGCTATGCTGCTCTATCAGTAGGGGTATCTGGGAATTAGCGCAGCCTTCGTGTGTGCCTAGCGCTGGAAATAGAAAATCAGGCCAAGCCTTCATGGCGATGCACGATTTAGAGCATGGTTGACAGTCGCGGATCCCGGCTTCGCTTCGcatttcttttgttcttttaatTTATATGCCGGCAAACAGCCAAAACTGCCTGTGCTACGCAATAGGCATCTTTCGACTTTACTAAGCATGACAGCAAACACAAATTTGAGGTATCTTCTGACAACCGAACTTGGCGCCTAATACCTGGCGGAGGTGGCGCCACAGCGGCACTGCGGTCACGGCGTTGCGCTACCAagaagtttatttttttaataaaacattTTTACAATTAATTTATAAGGCCTAGAATTGTGTTGTTAAGTATAAAGAGGAATTTATTTTTGTGAAAATTTTAGCTTTCAATAAATTTCGCGATGCTTTCTCAAAGAAAGCCGTCAGAGTGGCCAAAACGCAGTCAAGTAGAGTATAATAGCCAATCCAACTTATCAACCAATGAGATTAAAGCGTGTCGTTTTTCAATGTTCTCGATGGAGTTGTTGACAAGGTTCGTGCGCTTCCTGCTCTTTCCAGCCCTCTTATAGCCCAAAACAAACATTATAACGCCCCCCTATCGCTGCAAGGAAGTACAAAAGATGATTTCGATGTGTTTCGACACGTGGTGTTACCTTCTTTATCCACTGTGCGCTCTTCGGTGGCGTGTTTCAGTTGTGTGTTGGCGTCGCCTTCTGGCGCTCTCTTATGGTTTCTTGTTCGTCTCCAGACCGAGATGATCCTCGACTCGCAGTACAGGAGGGCAGATGGCGTAAGCACCAGCGAATCGGGCCAGGATGAGAGCCTGTACTGCCGAACACTCAGTGTCCAACTCAAGGATGATTTTTGCGCAACGGCACGGCGGTGAGTTCCGGGAGATCGGGGCAGCTCCGGGCTGTGGTTTCGCCTCTCCACAAGGGAGGCTTTTTTGAAATTTTCGGTACCCCGAATCATTTCTGAAGTGACAGCATAGCTgataaaatatatattttttcccaCGTATTGGAGAAAATAGACATGGGGGCTCAGAGAGCGTTGAAAGCTGGCATTAAAGCATGTTCACTTCACGCCAACGGTTGGTTTCACCTTAAGGGCGTGTCGGTGCAGTTTTCACATCTTCCTATTTGTCAGTGGGTTAGGTTTAGGGAATACCATTGGTTGGATGTGCATTTGCTCCTAGTAACAGCGAATCGATCACGCGAGGAGTGAACAGGAGAAAAACCATCAACGGGCATGACCGGGGACAGGTGTTGCAATCGAACAGATACTcacgttatgtttttttttctttcagtgtttcgTCCGTGTGCCTCACTATACGCAAGAGCAAATCATCGACTGTTGGTCGAAAGGTGAGTGTTGCTCCTTATTTGTCCTTGTTGGATTCTTATAGAAAGGGCAAAGAAAGGTAGGGCATAAAATGGCTCTTACTAAAAATGTAAGGCGACATGTGCGTGTTTTAATATTTGTAAAGAGCAATTTGAGCAGGTTGCATCACAGGAGGTTTCCAGCTCGTTTGCTCATATATGCCGCAGGAGTTTTCTATGTTTCTGCAAATGTAAATGTTTTATGCATTCTTCTGTTGACACACCTCGTGAGAAGGGACATAACTGGCAAAGGCTCATATTTTTGCCCCTCTGTGGTTCAATGAAAGGACAGCAATACTCCCTTGAAGAGATACTCTTTGGCACGTTGAGGTCAAACCAGCTCATATTACTACGGATGGCACATTCTCACTGGACAAAGCCCAAACCTTAATCTTGTCCCTTTAATGACTTTACTTACAGTGTGCAATTGTTAAAGGATGCAACTCAATGTATACTCTGGGAAACGTTTATGATGTGGGTATCACCGTATGACAGACCTCTGCATTGTGTAGCTTGACTGCATATAATCCCAAAATGACATTATGATGTCCAAAACTAGTGCAGAGGCGATAAGGGATTTTGCAGTGGGTAACCTCAAGTGAATTTTTTACTTTGCCTGTAATCTCTGCTGCAGAATGTGTCAGCCAAAGGAATTTTGAGGCTTTACTTGTTAGTATCCAGACGGCATTATTAGTGCTAACAAAACACGTacacgaaagaaaaagaaggacaCGGGACTGGCGCTTGCTGTgtccttccttttctttcgtgtACGTGTTTTGTAAGCACTAATAATGCCATCTGAATCTGAAAACCATCTAGCCCATCTGCAAGTTCTTTTAAACCATAGGTCATTTtcattctcttttttattttaatcTATGGCCTTTGCACTTTTCAGGAGCTCCAGATCCAGCTTACAGATGACGCAGACCCATTTTTTGTCTACACTCTCACTCTCACTGAAGAAGACTTCCAGAGGCAAGTCTTTGTGtacttttttatttacttttttgtgCCATTGTTTGTtaaaggctttcttcacttctctTTTTAGTCTTATTTTTTGGTTCATGCTGTTGTGCTAAACACAAGCAATGTACCATTTATCCCAAGTTTATGAATTCTCTTGAGCTTTCTCTTGCCAgcccctcctttcctttccaTCCTTGCTTCTGTGGCATCAGAGTGTCTGAAACTGAAAAGTCACTGAAACTGATACCATTGCCTATATTTCTTGCACCCTAGAAGAGCAGATGTGTAGCTGTATTGCCAATTAAGTAGAGGGGAAAAAAGCTTTATTCTTCCAACAAGAATGAAAAAGAGTCAAGAGGGAGAAGCTACCTAGAGCTTGGCAGACCCTTTATCCTCGTTAGAGGGTCTGTCAAGCTGTTTGCTTATAGATATATACTATAGATACATAGGTAGGTATTTTTTATCAAATATGGTTTCTTTTAATGTACAACTTATTACAGGTGCACGTAAACTATTTTATCAACTATATGTACAGGACTAATGCCTGTCACGGCTCACGTACAGAAAATGAAAACAGTATTACATTCCAGTACAGAAAAAATATTACCTAAAACTTGCAGTATTACAATGTTACAGTGTCTCTACAAAGAGGGTAGGCACGTGCAAACTTGATACTTCATGCTGGGCTGGGCTTGATCAGTGCACCTGCTACTTGCGAATCTCCAAACTTGCTTGCTGCGCTTAGAGGAGATGGAAGGCATCAGAGGCCTCGAAACGGCAGCAAACCTCTTGCTTGCCATAAGCAGCCCTCACTGGTTTAAAGCGTTAGGTGCAGAAGTTCCACTTCATACCTGGCATCTTGGTCTGTTCCTGATTGGTTCGATGAAGCAACAGCTGTCTTGTGTGCAATTGTTACGCCAGCTGCTGGCAGGACTAGTGTTGTTATTgctgccagcaattgctgcagAGTGGCAACACCTCTGCTAAATGCTAAGTGAGAACTACCCCCACTTACTAAGAAATTCAATGCAGTAAAGTCACCTAGAAAATTATCTCTACATTCCAGCGCCACTCTCTGTGGTCTTATTCAGTGTTTGAAGTGGTCTGAAAAGCCTGGAACCTTTTATTTAAAGTGCCTGGTTTTCCTTCGTGATAAAGCAACAGCGTTTATCAGAGATTGGGGGCATCCCTGTCCTCTTCAGAGATGCGAGCAACACCAACATGTTCACATCATGCGACATCAGGTGATGGTTGGCACACCatgaaaatggaaggaaaaggtttCAGCTGATAAAACTGGTGCAGGAAGCGAAAGAGTAGCCTTCATTGGCTTTTGAACATGGCAGCGTGTAGTCATTATATGTGCAGCAAAAGCAGGTGCAGATGCTGtgaggtttcttgacactcaaactCCTGTTCCGAAGCATTGACTTTCACCATTTTCGCAGCAATTTTCGAAGTGGAATGTAGTTCAAAAGAGAGTGAGGATGAAGAAATGAAGAGCTGGTGACATCACATGTGAAAACACTTCAGGGCCAGCACGGTTTTACCGCTTTACACATGCGACTCTATGTTCTGAATTTCCTGTTCCACCTAAAATGACTCACCCACATGGCAGTGAAGGCACCCTTCATTTTCTTGAACAGTGTTCTTATGATGACACTTCCTGTATCTAGAGGCAGCTCACATAGAAGTATATGAACGGCATTGGATGCACGGTGGCAGCAAGGAAATATTTTTATGCACAATTTCAACTTTTGTGCCAAACGTATTATTTCAAAAATGACTACTCGCTTGTGTCACTACCAAAGCCAGCCGAAAGCTGTACAAGAGATTTCTAAGTCtaaaataaattaaaagaaaTTTCATTAAGTAATTTTTCTTTTGCGAAATATTTTGGAAAAGAAACGTTTGCCTTTTGTAGGGGAGAACTGTGCATTATAAAAGTTGTTGAAGAATGTTTTAGAACCCCTTAAATAAAAGCACTTGGGAAACCTTGCCAGAATATTTGTTTTTCTGGCTTTCATTTACGCTGCTACATTCACACCTCGTCTCGCAGCCTCAAGGCACAGCAGGGCCTTCTCGTGGACTTCCTGTCATTTCCACAGAAGTTTGTTGACCTCCTTGAGCTGTGTTCCAAAGATGATCAAAAGGTTTGCGTTCCATGGTTCTTCcattttgcttttcttttatgCTTTTTCTTTACTAGTTCGTATAAAGACTACTACATAGTGTCTCCAAAGCCGTATACATCACAAATACTGCTCTTGTGGGTTAAGTCATCACATCTTCTTGTTTGTTTGCTTATTTACTGGTTCATTAATTCACTTAGGTATGTTCTTTGCCTCGGGGACATTTTAGAAGGAAGTAGACAACACAGCTGGAATAAGCCTgtcaaaaaaataaaagtgtGTCATGTCGCAATGGACATCAAGTCTTCAGATGCATGTCGCTAGTTTTTGTTCCTTGGAATCAGTCTTAACGAGCAGCCTATTGGGATGTACGTTAAGCACAGCCTTCTTTTTTCGCTCCTTAGCTATGCTTGTAATATTATTTACGCATTGAAATGCATTTCTAACATTGTGTCAGCAATGTTGGTAATCTTTCGTGTAGTCCGTTTTTATGAGCTTGTATTTTTTCGCTTTTGTAAAGATCCGAGTCCTGCCAGAGCTGGTAATGTCCTTAAATAAGTAAATGAATTGCATCGCTGGCTTCTGCTGGCATACAGCTGGGCAGTGTTAGTTCTTTCTTTCAAAAGGCGTTCTTGATGAATGAGGGTGTTCTATTTTATAACAAAATTATTAAGTTGTATCTTTTCCTGCCCCATTGcccgctgtttcttttttcttttcctgcaatGCATACATAGATTTAGTACGTTTTATTTTGCATTTCACTTGCTTATATTTTGTGTGCTATTTCCTTCTtatattttgcttttgtttttgaatctagtttctgaaccccccccccccctttttttttcatttttctctctgGCTGAAGCCACTATGCATTTTACAGAGAAGTTTTGGCactttttcctgcttttttttcctttctacaaTTCCTTAGCACTTGAGGGTAGGTAGAACAAATAAATATCTAAGGAACATCACTCACATCAAACTGCTTGTgcacatactttttttttctgccaggaGAGTCCCCGGTTCGTGGTATCACTGGTGGTGCACGGTCGGACCGGCTCGGACCTGGCCATCTTGGACGTTGTTGAGGCCAACCCATTAAAACACCTCGTCCACCTCTCACTCAAGCTGTCTCCTGCACCAGACGTGGTCATCCGCAAGAATCTGACGACAGCCATGCGCCTGCTCAAGGTATGGGCTTGGCAGCCATGCACCTTTTAGATTTGTCTGCAAAGCCATAGTTGCGTGCATGGGCTCCTGCATCGCGCCCATTGCTAGTTAACATATTCTTACTCATTTGTCTCTAGTTTGCCTCTTGCCTCCTGACCAAACTCATCTTTATTGGGCAAATATGTGCCTTAAACGAAACAACGCACGATGGCAGAGATAGTAGGGACAATAATTTGCATGCCTGGCTGTTATCGGAATGAGAATGGCCATGACACTGTTGACCGCACTGTATTTATACACAACTTGGAACATGCTAAATAGTACAGTTACATTGTCCGAGGCAGTTCCAGACATTGCAGGAAtggtcatttatttatttatttattcaaaatacccccaaaggccctcattttagggtattacatgggggggggagtaagtacaaagcattgttataaggttaaagatattgcactaaaataaaatagaaatcacaaaatattaatcataaataggcattcacagaaagggtcacaacaatgcacataacagcaaaatttgagcataaataacagcaccgctagaaaaagaaaaagacaacactggaaaaggtgcgctgaagtacaaaaaaatataaaataaaaagaagacaaggcggaagaaaagaacgctcaaaaaatacctttttagttgttgaaacatgagtgcataagatgttggtatttagatcagattcagtggcaatttctgatggcaaagcgttccattcggttattgtgcgtggtaaaaaagaataggcataatggaatgactggcagttaatgcgtttaactttgtaaggatgatcgcgacgtggaaagataactggcggtggctgaaagaattcatcatgaagggaaggatggtgataaagcttgtggaaaagtgacagacgggaaatttttcggcgcagtgctaagttatctaactcggctttagtcttcaatgaggtgacgctggtgtaacatgaataatcagaaaagatgaatcgcgcagcacggttttgcagggcttcgatgttactgatgatataattctgatgaggatcccaaatggcagacgcgtattcgagtttcggacggattaatgtggtgtacgctagtttttttacatgtgtcgcggcctctattaaattatgtttgagaagtccgaaagtacggttagcggaggcaagagtgagattaatatgatgattccatgataagtcggattgtaggttaatgccaagatacttgtaacttgtggtgaattctacactattgttatcaagaaagtaggcggtaggaatacgtggcttgttagtgaaagacatgagcttagttttggaaagatttaaaggcattaaccaattagaacaccatgtgcttatcgcttcaagatcagactgcagtggctggctgtcagtgttacaggttatacgtcgataaagcacacaatcgtcagcaaatagtctgattctggacgtcacgcaattgggtaagtcattaatatagataaggaaaagtaaaggtcccagtacactgccttgtggaactccagacgtaacattagcgtaacatgagttagagttgttaactgatgtgaactgaattctagatgagagaaaatctgctatccatgtaataatattagggtgaatgttcagttgggaaagtttaagcaacaacctttggtgtggaacgcgatcaaatgctttagaaaaatctaaaaatattgcgtcaacttggaaaccagcgtcaatcagtgcatgaatatcgttaataaaaccggcaagttgggtgtcgcatgagtagcccttgcgaaaaccgtgctgatgatcgaagataatgttatgatcttcaaggtaattgatgacctgagtatgtataatatgctcgagtaatttacaaactgtacttgttaaggagatgggacgatagttaagcggagaagcacgatcacctgatttgaaaatgggtattatcttagctatgtgccagtcgttaggaatggtgccagttgatagcgactgggaaaataatgcggttaacatggaacaaatgctatgtgatgtattccttaaaattttattattgaagcccatatgatcagcgctagaagatgttttgagattgtttagtagagataaaacaccaggctcactgatgactatctcgtccatagttagttccactagtgcgcttaatgtaggcaaggatgtaatgtcttcatctgtgaacacAGTTACAAACGCATCGTTAAGAAGTTGAGCGCACTCTGAATCAGGGATGGGAAAACCAACAGAATCTGTAAGAGTGATGTCAGGTCGAATTACTGGGTTTACCACACGCCAAAAACGGCGAATAATATTTTTCAGCATGGAAGACAagtcatgagaaaaaaagttgcgcCGAGTAGATTTTAATGGTGCCTTATAATCCTTTTCACATGCCCTGTATTTGTCATGTGAACTCACAAGACCATTCAGTTTTGCCTGTCtgtatagttttttctttttgttgttcagccGCCGAAGACGGTTGGTAAACCAAGGAGAACTGTTATCACAGGTAACATGGGAATGAACTGGTCGATGAGATCATTgagggcagttttaaaaaggatCCAGTTCTGCTCTATAGAGCGAGAGCAGAAATCATGCAAAATTTATCAGAAAACATTAATAATTCTGCATTAATTGCATCAAAATTTGCTTTGCCGTAACATCTCATGTTCTTTTTAGTAGTTATCTTTTTACTAGTGCGAAATTTAATGTACCCAGTGATAACATCGTGGTCAGAGATGCGTTCCTCATGAGTTATGCCTGAAAATATATCAGGTTTGTTTGTGAGAACTAAGTCAAGTACATTGGAAGAGGCTTTAGTTGATCGTGTTGGTTGGTTAATGAGTTGTGTTAGTGAAAAATCAAGGCAAGTGCTGAGAAAAGAATGTGCTTCTGCATCTGTGTCCACTACGGAAAGTGTTGACCAATTAATTCTTGGAAAATTGAAATCTCCAAATAAAATAACAGCGGAATTGGGAAAACGCGCATACATTTTACTGAGCACCCGATGATATTCATCTGAAAACGCACCAGACATGTCGGGAGGACGGTAGAAAACGCCGATGATGACACGAAATGCACCATCATTCAAAGAAACCCAAACACATTCAAGGAAAGAATCGATAACGATAGGTGTGGCAATGAAATCCTCCTTTATCGCGATGAGAACACCGCCCCCCCTTCGCAACTGTCTATCGCAGCGAAAAAATCTGAAATTGCATGCACTGGTAAAGATGTTGACATCATGAATAGTGTCGTTCAGCCACGTCTCAGTTAGTACCA
This portion of the Amblyomma americanum isolate KBUSLIRL-KWMA chromosome 10, ASM5285725v1, whole genome shotgun sequence genome encodes:
- the LOC144108583 gene encoding spindle assembly abnormal protein 6 homolog, which translates into the protein MILDSQYRRADGVSTSESGQDESLYCRTLSVQLKDDFCATARRVSSVCLTIRKSKSSTVGRKELQIQLTDDADPFFVYTLTLTEEDFQSLKAQQGLLVDFLSFPQKFVDLLELCSKDDQKESPRFVVSLVVHGRTGSDLAILDVVEANPLKHLVHLSLKLSPAPDVVIRKNLTTAMRLLKRAISHVSSVPFACAYWDTHILVSSCYPVALLRPPPFSLVQPPEA